In Thiospirochaeta perfilievii, a single window of DNA contains:
- a CDS encoding Txe/YoeB family addiction module toxin, with protein sequence MNITFTSDSWDDYLYWQKNDKKIIKRINELIKEIKRCPFEGIGKPEPLKFQLQGCWSRRIDQEHRIVYEVADKSILIIGCRFHY encoded by the coding sequence ATGAACATAACATTTACATCTGATTCTTGGGATGATTATCTTTACTGGCAAAAAAATGATAAGAAAATAATAAAAAGAATTAATGAACTTATTAAAGAAATTAAAAGATGTCCTTTTGAGGGGATTGGAAAACCAGAACCTTTAAAATTCCAACTCCAGGGCTGTTGGTCAAGAAGAATTGATCAAGAGCACAGAATAGTTTACGAAGTAGCTGATAAATCGATTTTAATTATTGGTTGTAGGTTCCATTACTAA
- a CDS encoding type II toxin-antitoxin system RelE/ParE family toxin has product MVAWTDKAKSSLRNIFNYIKEDSPFYAKEVKKKFIFESKKLSDFLKLGRIVPEVEDDNIRELFIYSYRMIYQIVDNNVFILTIIHSIQEFSNL; this is encoded by the coding sequence TTGGTAGCATGGACAGATAAGGCAAAATCTTCACTAAGAAATATCTTTAACTATATAAAAGAAGATTCTCCTTTTTATGCAAAAGAAGTTAAAAAGAAATTTATTTTTGAATCAAAGAAATTATCAGATTTTTTGAAATTAGGAAGAATTGTTCCAGAAGTTGAAGATGATAATATCAGAGAGTTATTCATATATTCCTATAGGATGATATACCAAATCGTCGATAATAATGTTTTTATACTTACTATAATTCATTCTATACAGGAATTCTCTAACCTTTAA
- a CDS encoding DUF6544 family protein, whose product MKKIIIVATIVTIALIFILIITFLIGAWRFNKQVTKKENQILEYTNQLGKTVTEEDINVFPNPVRNWLKSSGIVGQKKVSTGSLKQKGEMKLNADDEDWMKAEAKQVFSIDEPAFVWSIKTSKSGIPVYGEDLYINGKGSMVMKLAALFPVVNIEDNEKINKAALQRYLAEMIWFPSAFVDNEYITWKVIDNLSATATMNYQGIKGDMTFYFKESGKIERVEAMRYKGVEYGDKEEKWIGYIRKNNKVDGIVIPTEVDIAWHSQDEEEFIWYKFEVYDMVFH is encoded by the coding sequence ATGAAAAAAATAATTATCGTAGCAACAATAGTAACCATCGCACTAATTTTTATATTAATAATCACTTTTTTGATAGGAGCGTGGCGATTTAATAAGCAAGTTACAAAAAAAGAAAATCAAATTTTGGAGTACACTAATCAGTTAGGAAAAACTGTAACGGAAGAGGATATTAACGTTTTCCCGAATCCGGTTCGAAATTGGTTAAAAAGTTCTGGTATAGTTGGGCAAAAAAAGGTTAGCACTGGTTCGCTTAAACAAAAAGGTGAAATGAAATTGAATGCTGACGATGAAGATTGGATGAAAGCTGAAGCGAAACAAGTTTTCAGTATAGATGAGCCTGCATTTGTTTGGTCTATAAAAACTAGTAAATCTGGCATTCCTGTCTATGGAGAAGATCTTTATATAAACGGTAAAGGTTCAATGGTTATGAAACTAGCTGCTTTATTTCCGGTTGTAAATATTGAAGATAATGAAAAGATTAACAAAGCCGCTTTACAAAGATACTTAGCAGAAATGATTTGGTTTCCTAGTGCTTTTGTTGATAACGAATACATAACCTGGAAAGTAATTGATAACTTGTCTGCTACAGCCACAATGAACTATCAAGGAATAAAAGGAGATATGACCTTTTATTTCAAAGAATCGGGTAAAATTGAACGAGTTGAAGCTATGCGTTATAAAGGCGTCGAATATGGTGATAAAGAAGAAAAATGGATTGGCTATATCAGGAAGAACAACAAAGTTGATGGTATCGTCATTCCTACAGAAGTTGATATAGCTTGGCATTCGCAAGATGAAGAAGAGTTTATTTGGTATAAATTTGAAGTTTATGATATGGTTTTTCATTAA
- a CDS encoding type II toxin-antitoxin system PemK/MazF family toxin, with amino-acid sequence MTRVINQYDILLVNLDPTVGHEIQKTRPCVVISPDEMNHGIKTAIIAPMTTNSHNYLTRISLTFEKNDGWVVLDQIRTINKKRIIKKLGKLKKSDILNIKCALNEMLIE; translated from the coding sequence ATAACTCGGGTAATAAATCAATATGATATTTTACTTGTTAACTTAGACCCTACAGTTGGACATGAAATACAAAAAACACGTCCATGCGTAGTTATTTCGCCGGATGAAATGAATCATGGGATAAAAACTGCAATAATAGCCCCAATGACAACTAATTCTCATAATTACTTAACACGTATATCTTTAACATTTGAAAAAAATGATGGTTGGGTTGTTTTAGATCAAATTAGAACCATTAATAAAAAAAGAATTATAAAAAAACTTGGGAAGTTAAAAAAGAGTGATATACTTAATATTAAATGTGCATTAAACGAGATGTTGATAGAATAA
- a CDS encoding TrkH family potassium uptake protein, whose translation MKQNLLLFKSNRPETSLVWGYLSYAIIGVILLSLPWFRNVGITFIDNLFITISAISTTGLATVSVPDSYSIIGQVVILLLIQLGGIGYMTFGSFVVLSTSQSLSDSRLNVHRTAFSLPKDFSIKKFVKSVVIYTAIIEFIGAILLTFVFWNDDRANPVWSGIFHSISSFCTAGFSLYNNSFESYTNNYQLNIIVSILSFLGAIGYIVMVDIWLLFKGKKTSITFTSKIILGTTFVLFTLGASLLLLENYLKSNSDSNNFIQSCFQAMTALTTVGFNTIPIGELRSFSLFVLLILMIIGASPSGTGGGIKSTTISSIVGIINSVFSSHKEYINYSLSVQDQNIIPETDTKKSALSHFVHIFSKKQKAKPNQPLSSDISESNSDKVNNELTKILGDIFKVKLLGRTIPFDRIIHAIATFAFYFIILFIGVLLLLMSESFSFEQVFFEAASGLGTVGLSAGITSQLTVFGKIIITILMFIGRLGPITFGVFLFSKKTIKKPIEEHEDLVI comes from the coding sequence ATGAAGCAGAATTTATTACTATTTAAAAGCAACCGACCAGAAACATCTTTAGTTTGGGGATATTTGAGTTATGCCATAATCGGCGTTATTCTTTTATCACTTCCTTGGTTCAGAAATGTCGGGATCACATTTATCGACAATTTATTTATTACTATTTCGGCAATTTCGACAACAGGACTTGCCACTGTTAGCGTACCTGACAGCTATTCTATTATTGGGCAGGTTGTTATTTTATTATTGATTCAGCTTGGAGGTATTGGTTATATGACCTTTGGATCGTTTGTCGTTTTATCGACAAGTCAGTCATTATCCGACAGCCGATTAAATGTTCATCGAACGGCTTTTAGCCTTCCAAAAGATTTCAGTATCAAGAAATTTGTGAAAAGTGTTGTTATTTATACAGCAATAATTGAATTCATTGGTGCCATTCTTCTTACATTTGTTTTTTGGAATGATGATCGTGCAAACCCGGTTTGGAGTGGTATTTTTCACAGTATTTCTTCTTTTTGTACCGCAGGTTTCAGTCTTTATAACAACAGTTTTGAAAGTTATACTAATAATTATCAACTAAATATAATTGTATCAATTCTCAGTTTTTTGGGTGCAATTGGCTATATTGTCATGGTTGATATTTGGCTTCTATTCAAGGGGAAAAAGACTTCAATAACTTTTACAAGCAAGATTATACTAGGAACAACTTTTGTCTTATTTACTTTAGGTGCCAGTTTATTGTTGCTGGAGAACTACTTAAAAAGTAATTCTGACTCTAATAATTTTATTCAGTCCTGTTTCCAGGCTATGACTGCATTAACTACTGTAGGTTTTAATACTATTCCAATTGGAGAACTACGATCTTTTTCATTATTCGTGTTACTAATTCTCATGATTATAGGCGCGTCTCCTTCTGGAACAGGTGGTGGAATAAAGTCCACTACAATCAGCAGTATTGTAGGAATTATTAATAGCGTATTTTCGAGTCATAAAGAATATATTAATTATAGTTTATCGGTACAAGATCAAAATATAATTCCAGAAACTGATACTAAAAAATCTGCATTAAGTCATTTTGTTCATATTTTTTCAAAGAAACAGAAAGCCAAACCAAATCAACCATTATCATCAGATATTTCTGAAAGTAATTCTGATAAAGTCAATAACGAATTGACAAAAATTCTGGGGGATATTTTTAAGGTAAAACTATTAGGAAGAACAATTCCTTTTGACCGAATCATACATGCAATTGCAACATTTGCCTTTTATTTCATTATTTTGTTTATAGGTGTTTTGCTTTTATTAATGAGTGAATCGTTTAGTTTTGAACAAGTCTTTTTCGAAGCTGCTTCTGGTTTAGGAACTGTTGGATTGAGTGCTGGAATTACCAGTCAACTAACAGTTTTCGGTAAAATAATTATTACAATCTTAATGTTTATTGGACGGTTGGGACCAATTACATTTGGAGTATTTTTGTTTAGCAAAAAAACAATAAAAAAACCGATAGAAGAGCATGAAGACTTAGTAATATAA